CATGTACCTGTTCAGAGTCACAGTCTCTGCGGACAGCTCAAAGGTATCTAACACTCAACATACATGAAGCTCTGACATATTCTTCAATGTGGCACACAGTGTATCAGACTCTGACGTCTCATCTCTCATGTTCAGGTGTGGATACTCGGATTGGGTGCTGCTTTCGGTTTCTCCTCTTACGGACCAATAGCATTGTTTGGAGTTATAGCCAATGAGAGCGCCCCATCCAACTACTGTGGGACGTCACATGCCATCGTCGCCTTGATGGCCAACAGTAAGTTTATTGGTTTTCGAGACAGTTATTCATGTGGAGCCTGCATAAGATGTTGCTAAGTGTTTGTTAGCAACACTCACCCTAACAATGCTAATAATACAATGACATACCATTATCTTTCAATTAATCCTTTTTACTCTTGCTAGttccaaaacacaacaacaaatttCTAAACTCAACCTATAACAGACAAGGAAAGTATCTCATATTGACAAGGCTTGTCACTGATTGGACGGATGCACTGCCCATCTTTTAAACAGGAAGGAAATTTGGataaaatgtgttcagtgattagatgttgtgttttcttattcgTCGTTTTATTTGCtattgtcttttatttgttGCATTTTGTGATTTGAAATTCAGGGCCACTGAATCTAAACCTCACGGTCACAACAGTGCAGGAGAATATGCTCTACAGTTTTCATTCTCTGTCATCTTTGGGAGTGAACAGATCCGTTTGTGTTCTCCTCAGTTGGTGGCTTCCTGTCCGGACTTCCATTCAGCACGATCGCCAAGCACCACGGCTGGGAAATGGCTTTCTGGGTAGCAGAGATCGCCTGTGGCGTCACCGCTGTTGGATTCTTCCTTCTTCGCAACATCCGGACCAAGATGGGGAACATGTCCAAGAAGGCCGATTAAAACACCATTACACCTCATCCTCTGCATCCAGAGGAAAACTGCATATTTTGAGGCAACATCGTCTTAGAATATTTttcttacttgatttttttatACCTCTGTATTTTTTCAGTCATATAACACAGGTGTAAATGTAACTCATCAAAGATGAGGATTTTTTTCTCGGTGTTTTGCAAGATGCTTATTGACATTTACTGTTTACAATCTGTAAACATTGCATCAGTAAAGTCAACAAGTGAATTTAAGTGACTACAGATTATGTATGTCATGCAATGAAATGTGGTGAGGACACAACTACAGGTAGGTTTCCTCTCCTGAGGTCACTGTTGCATCACAGAGCCCAGAGGACAAAACTGAAACCTAGATCAGAAACGTATTATTAACGTGTGTTATacaaaatatttgtgttttttttaacattgtaatAATTAATCATGAAAGAATTAAGACACAATATTTACACAAAGGCTTGAATAAATGATACTTTTTCAGTCAATTATCTTCTTTCATTTATGCTCAGTGGATTCATCACAGAAatacatgcaaacaaaaacagactaaATATTAACACAAGTGGGTTTAATCTTTTCAAGTATTTACAAAACATCTAGTATTTACAATGTGTCACATCCCAAGAGAATCCACTTCATTTTCCTCAACAAGGTCCTCAGTCGTAGAAATCGTGATCGTGAAACAATCGTTCAGGGAGATTCATGTTGTTTCTTGTTATTCCTCCCTGCCTCAAGATCCAGCTCCGAAGTTGCCGGCTTTCTCTGCGATCTCCAGCGCGCCCTTCAGATTCTGATCAAAGAGTTCACACCTGAAAATCACACAGATTCACAGTGACACAGGCGCAGGGATGTGTTAGAGACACTATAAGTCAACAGAAATTTAGTGGGCATTATTAGTATCTTTACTACATCCatactgatgtgttttcattttaaaatggtgTTAGAAAACTAACAATTTGCAACAGTAATAATCCCCATGCAATACTAAAACCTGAACACACATGAAACCATTCATATTTACTGGTCGTGTGTGTGCTGAGGAAACAGATTGTCAACTCTGCAAGAGCAGAGATTTCTTTTCTAAGATGATGAGGTGGAACAGTTACTGCCTTCATTGACTCCAAACTTCTCCATCCTTCCATATTATAATGTTCCCCtaaagttttcaaactaaaaagcagcatttccaaacttctcaatTGTTGGTGCTTAAAAACTCAAGACTAGTGTAGATGGCTGCTGTACACTGAGCaacagtgatgcattttaaaactaaaatgtagtagtgtggatgtagcctaagaCACATAACAACACAGCAAAGTGGAGGGAAACATTATCTTCCCATGTTATTACCTTATTGGCATTTCCAGAGAGTAAAACGGGTTCTTGAGGGCAAAATCTGAATAGATTTCATAAATCTTCCTCAACAGTGCATCAATACCAGATTGTCGAGGGTCAGCCAGCACAATGAACTTTATCCCTGAGAGAACAGAGACGGAACAGAAGGTGAGGTAGATGTCAGTTGCATGTCATTACAAAGTTACAAAAACTATGCACTATTTTACTGGTCTTTATTCTACATGTGGTAATGACACAGTGAGCAAGCACTCACCTGTGAGAGTCTGGAAGCAGTGGAGTTTGAAGACGTCTGTTTCTAACATCTCGATCCCTGAGCTGCCAACATCTGGAGACAGCTGTGAACCTATAGCAAACAACctgaggaaataaacaaaacggGGGCGTTGATTTCTGAAACACATCAGACCTGCAGCTCTCACATTTGTTCACTTTAAACCAGACTGTTAGAACAGAAGAAGATCCATGTAGCTCATAAGTGCTGTTTGTTCAGATTGTCATCACGGTGACATAAATCTATCTCCACTACACCATCCTCCACCCTCAGGGTAAATGTGAAACTTACGAGTGAAACATGGACGCTAGCATCAGCTTCTCATTGGAGCTCAGGCGTGCGCGTCCAAAGCGAATAGACACAGGATAGTTTGAGGGATCTTTCAAGTACTCGAGGATGTCCTTCCCTTCTCCTGTGTTCTTCCCAATCACATCCACTCCATTGATGGACAGCACTGCGTGTCCCACTGGGGCAGGAAACCAggaatcaaacacaaacagacatcaTGACACTGTTAACAGATGAACATATGACTGTGTCATGCAGCACAAAGATGAAAAACACCACACAACATGCTAAGGAGgttgagtttttttaaatgctaaaTGAAGGCTCACACAGTCAGTCTTTAAGAAGCGACTCAAATGTGTGTTATAACGCACTTAACGAAGACAACTGGTTCATTACTTTACCACATTTGCAGTGTTTTCCAGACCTTCAGCACACAGTAGCAGCTAGCAGCTGACGTGAGCTAACATGCTAATGCTAGCTTCGAGGCTTACCTCTGATTCCGTCGCGTTGTCCGAACGACACGATCACTTTTTCATCGTGGTGTTTGAGCACCAGGTCTAGCGGGAAGCTGAAGGTCTTCTCCGCCTCCGCTCTCGGGACATAGTTGTCGTATTGGTAAATTAAACCTCCAGCCTTGTTcaccacatacacactgaaGATCACCATGTTGGCGACGCACAGCTGACAACACCGTCACGTGACCTCGGCGGTGTCAAAACACCGGAAAAGTGTAAACGAGCTGCGTTTGTGACCCGATTCACCTTTTTAGAGTGTTTGTGTCCAGATGTGGGAGTCGCACAGATGTTTGATGATCTGATGTTTGCATCTGAAATCAACAGAAACCATAAATAAAGAAGAGAACTCAAGTACCCAGAATTCCTCACCCCGTTTCCGCATATACGGGTTGTCTAAGGGGCACTCGCACGGGTGAACTTCCTTTCGCTCCGACATCTTGACGAGGAAACATGGTGAGGACAGTTTTTCCACGTTTTGTCCAAACTAAATGAAAATTACTCGTCTTTCTGAAATCCCACTCGTGCTATAATTATTCGGAACAGCTGGTGGATggactgtgtttgtctgtgttccGAATAAAGAGCGTTTATTGAGTTATTAGTTGCGTTTTTTACGCATTTAGCGCCAGGCTAGttagttagctagctagctagcttgcCTGCTAATTCCACCACGCTTTCAAACTGCTCTGAGGTTACAGACAGCGAGTCGAGCAAAGTAACACTTAATAGCTCCGCTTCAATATTAACAACGtgtatttaaataacattacGTTGGTACTGAATCTGTCGACAGTTGTCGGTATTTAATCATGCTAAAAGCGAGGCTCTAAACGTTAAGTACAGAGACTCGTCCATCCCCATGTCGGCCAGCAGAGCTAACACCAGAGCTAACCCTAGCCTTACGTGCTGCGAGACCCACATGTAGCTTTAATGTGATGGGCTGTATTTTGTCTTCTGATTTCAGCCTCCCaaacaagacaagaagaagGACACTGGGAAGTCCAAGAAGGACAAGGACCCAGTCAACAAATCTGGAGGCAAAGCCAAGAAGAAGGTACAGTGGTTAGATCTGATCCACAGAGTTACGTATCCTGAATCATGGTCCTGAGTCCACACACATTGAACCcctttttcatttacttttgagcAGAAGTGGTCCAAGGGAAAAGTGAGGGACAAGCTCAACAACCTTGTGCTCTTCGACAAGGCCACCTATGAGAAGTTGTATAAAGAAGTTCCCAACTACAAGCTCATCACCCCCGCTGTCGTGTCTGAGAGGCTGAAGATCCGCGGCTCTCTGGCCAGGAACGCTCTCCAGGAACTGCTTGCCAAAGGTGAACCTCACCTTTTAGCTCATAGTCCAAACAGTGCATGTTGGATCCAGCAAATGGTTTCgtaaaacattcacattttttgGGGGTCCAGTAGAAAGGGCTTCTGATGATCTGTTACCTTGGAGCTAGCAGACAGTTCATGTCATGTATGATGAGCTGGTCAATATTTAAAACCCTTGCAAATGATTTAACAGTAATGCATTAAGTACAGAATTAGTTTGCATGTTTCTTAAGGATTCAGTGTAGCacatgttgcagatcatcaccATTTTGGACACTAatggtattttatttaaagatgtAAAATAAGATCTGTGTTTATCATTAATGATTTATTGCCCTGAACCAGTGGATCTGCAGAAAAGGAGATTAGATATTGTAAATGAGAACATTGCTGAAGGTTTTATTCAATCTTCCAAGTAATGTCGCCCAGCAGAATACACATCTTCTGTTTATGGGAAAGAGGTACAGATAGCTGCCATCTATAGCATTGCCATGCAACATTAAAGTCATCCCATCAATTCAGCCACAGTCATCAGCACGGCTCACTGGCTGTGCACATAAATGTTTACAAACTAAGTACCATGCCTTTTTCTTCAGCATCATTTGTTGTTAAATGACAGTGCTGTTTATAGATAATGTGCAGTGTGATTCTGTTCACAACACTTATCCACAGCTGCAACATCCCCTCACTACTACTACAATATTTTCTTGCACTCCAAAATATTGAGAGTTGATGAAATAAATGGTACAAAAGAGACATTAAAGCATGTTAATATTGTAGTACTCTCTTGTACCCCACTGGATATCAAGCTGACACTTTGAtttaattgaaatatttaatgaaGGTAGAACTCTTATCATGTCTTGAGCATTTACATGCCCgtagttttttgtttcttttacattAGACTGCATGAATTTATATAAAGCATAAACtaatttgcacacacacagctttgacATAAATGAACTGTCCCCTCGTCATTTACAGGTAGGCTACAGTGGCAACATGAAACCTTCCATCCATACTTTACTGAAGCCAAagttactgtttgtttttcttctgtgtcttAAGGTAATGGTCAATAAGATGATATTGCCCATGTTTGCACTTCCTCttgtaaaaagataaaaataaaataaaacattttcacggACACAGGCTAAATCCAGTAAATTGAGCAGATTACGTagtttatgtaaatgtgtggTTGAAAATCAGATCATGCTAACTGGTAACGTTGTGTGTTGTCATCCAGGCATGATCAAGCTGGTGTCCAAACACAGAGCACAGCTGATTTACACACGTAACACCaagggaggagatgaggaggcggcagcagcagcagcagagaaggcATGAGGTAAAACAACTTCAACTGCATCAAAGTGAATGtatcaatttattttcatttccctTCTCTTACCTACACACTTTTTTGTCTTACAGGCcctcctgtttgtttcctgtttataAAAGGTGAATAAAAATTGTAAAGACAAAATGTCAACTGTGTGCGTTTGGTTATTGGTATAACCAGGATTTTTGCAGTCACTAATTCAGAGAAGGTGTTTATCAAAATGAGACGATACAACTTCCAGCACAATACTGAAAAAACGTAAAATGTCTTCAAGAAATgggtgaaattaaaaatgtttaacaggTAGCTAAGAGCACGATGAAATGACATCGACACTAACCAGACAACTCAAAGATTTAATATTCTCAGTAGAAAGTGATGTGAGTGTTCTCATCTATGTTGTGTATGAATTGGATGAAAACTCATTTGCAACATACCAAGATTGTGTCAGAACTGCTGCTGGGCCTCAGGTAAGGTATGAAGAACAAACATTCTCTTGggcaataaaaatgtttttgtcgtGTTTTAGAAACTTGGACACTGAGAAGAGTTGCCTTATTAACTTAATAaggaattaattaatttatatttatttataatacttTTCAAATacaccacacatacacattaaagataaaaacaatgaaagcagtgaatatttgaataaagGCTTTAAAGACAATAATTGGTTAAATGGTCCATGCTGATCTTGTATTAATCTTATCTAGCCACTTTAAGAAATTTTGAATTCTGACTTTCAACACATTTTTGCTGGGTGGGCTTAGATGATTGTGACATTTTGGGTGAATGACTTAGAGTCTGTCCTCAGTTCTACACCCACACTGTCTACTAGGTGTTGTCATCCAGTAAATTCAAAGAGACAAAACGACTGCAGTGATCTTGTTTTCGTGTTGAGACAGAT
The Paralichthys olivaceus isolate ysfri-2021 chromosome 11, ASM2471397v2, whole genome shotgun sequence genome window above contains:
- the trappc4 gene encoding trafficking protein particle complex subunit 4; its protein translation is MVIFSVYVVNKAGGLIYQYDNYVPRAEAEKTFSFPLDLVLKHHDEKVIVSFGQRDGIRVGHAVLSINGVDVIGKNTGEGKDILEYLKDPSNYPVSIRFGRARLSSNEKLMLASMFHSLFAIGSQLSPDVGSSGIEMLETDVFKLHCFQTLTGIKFIVLADPRQSGIDALLRKIYEIYSDFALKNPFYSLEMPIRCELFDQNLKGALEIAEKAGNFGAGS
- the rps25 gene encoding small ribosomal subunit protein eS25, giving the protein MPPKQDKKKDTGKSKKDKDPVNKSGGKAKKKKWSKGKVRDKLNNLVLFDKATYEKLYKEVPNYKLITPAVVSERLKIRGSLARNALQELLAKGMIKLVSKHRAQLIYTRNTKGGDEEAAAAAAEKA